A single Alcanivorax borkumensis SK2 DNA region contains:
- a CDS encoding HNH endonuclease yields the protein MTERILRLDKAGAPVEWLDWQVAATLYARGLVTWTLGEEIYRLHGGTSRTTGARSLLSLHSIIACDGITHSYKRPPPPLTNRALFRRDKHLCLYCGKSFAENALTRDHIVPTSRGGKDRWLNVVSACRRCNQRKGSHRLDEIGMELLALPYVPNMAEYLALINSHRIRGDQMAFLRSQFGKESRLL from the coding sequence ATGACTGAACGTATTTTGCGCTTGGACAAGGCGGGGGCCCCGGTCGAATGGTTGGACTGGCAGGTCGCCGCCACCCTTTATGCTCGTGGTCTGGTCACTTGGACGCTGGGGGAAGAAATCTACCGGTTGCATGGTGGGACCAGTCGCACTACCGGTGCTCGATCACTCTTATCCCTCCACTCGATTATCGCCTGCGATGGCATTACCCACAGTTATAAGCGCCCGCCTCCACCGTTAACCAATCGGGCTCTTTTCCGTCGCGACAAGCATCTGTGCTTATATTGCGGTAAATCCTTTGCTGAAAATGCGCTTACCCGTGATCACATTGTGCCTACCTCACGTGGTGGTAAGGATCGCTGGTTGAATGTAGTGTCGGCTTGTCGGCGCTGTAATCAGCGTAAGGGTAGCCATCGACTGGACGAAATTGGCATGGAATTACTGGCCCTGCCTTATGTGCCGAATATGGCAGAGTATCTGGCGCTGATTAATAGCCACCGTATACGGGGGGACCAGATGGCCTTTCTACGTAGCCAGTTTGGTAAGGAAAGCCGGCTTTTGTAA
- a CDS encoding AbgT family transporter, with protein MTRTHGWLARLEQLGNRLPHPTLLFVWFCLLLLPLTAVLGALDVTATHPLTDETITAHSLLDADGLRYLFTTLVGNFTGFAPLGVVLVAMLGLGVAEQSGLLSVSLASLVRRSSGGALVFTVAFAGVLSSLTVDAGYVVLIPLAGLVFQLAGRPPIAGIATAFAAVSGGFSANLLVGPVDATLAGLSTEAAHIIDPDRTVAATGNYWFIIASTFLVTGLVTLITRTLTEPRLAHANTVADASVDAPQIHSRAMKWTGLTLAILLAGLALLVLPNDAPLRHPDTGSVLGSPFIHGLVVIVALIAGICGAVYGRVSGQFRNSGAVITAMEVTMASMAGYLVLMFFAAQFVAWFNYSQLGLLLAVKGAAWLGALTVPKVVLLLLFVVLTALINLMIGSASAKWSILAPVFIPMLMLLGISPEASQAAYRVGDSSTNIITPLMPYFVLVLGFARRYQPETGIGTLIALMLPYSLTLLLGWSVLLGVWIGFGWPLGP; from the coding sequence ATGACCCGCACCCATGGCTGGCTGGCTCGACTGGAGCAACTGGGCAATCGATTGCCCCACCCCACGCTGTTGTTTGTCTGGTTTTGCTTGCTACTGCTGCCTCTTACTGCCGTGCTGGGCGCACTGGATGTGACCGCCACCCACCCGCTCACCGATGAAACCATTACCGCCCATTCCTTGCTGGATGCAGACGGCCTGCGTTATCTGTTCACAACCCTCGTGGGTAATTTTACCGGCTTTGCCCCTCTTGGCGTGGTGCTGGTCGCCATGCTAGGCCTAGGCGTGGCAGAGCAGTCCGGCCTACTGTCCGTTAGTCTGGCCAGCTTAGTACGACGCTCTTCCGGCGGCGCTCTGGTATTCACCGTTGCCTTTGCCGGGGTACTCTCCAGTTTGACCGTGGACGCCGGTTACGTAGTGCTGATACCGCTGGCAGGACTGGTGTTTCAGCTGGCCGGCCGCCCCCCCATCGCCGGTATCGCCACCGCCTTTGCCGCAGTTTCTGGCGGCTTCAGCGCGAACTTACTGGTCGGCCCGGTGGACGCCACGCTCGCAGGGCTCTCGACAGAAGCGGCACACATCATCGACCCGGACCGCACGGTGGCGGCCACCGGCAACTACTGGTTTATCATCGCCTCCACCTTTCTGGTGACCGGGCTGGTCACTCTAATCACTCGCACGCTCACCGAACCCCGGCTGGCCCACGCCAATACCGTGGCTGACGCATCAGTGGACGCGCCGCAAATCCATTCCCGCGCCATGAAGTGGACCGGCCTGACACTGGCAATCCTACTGGCAGGGCTAGCGCTACTGGTATTGCCAAACGATGCACCACTGCGCCACCCGGATACCGGCAGCGTGCTGGGCTCGCCGTTTATTCATGGTCTGGTGGTCATCGTGGCGTTGATTGCCGGCATCTGCGGTGCGGTTTATGGCAGGGTCAGCGGACAGTTTCGCAACAGTGGAGCGGTTATCACTGCCATGGAAGTGACCATGGCGTCCATGGCCGGCTACCTGGTATTGATGTTCTTCGCCGCGCAATTTGTTGCCTGGTTTAACTACAGCCAGCTGGGCCTGCTATTAGCGGTGAAAGGCGCCGCCTGGCTCGGTGCACTGACCGTGCCCAAGGTGGTTCTGTTATTACTGTTTGTGGTGCTCACCGCACTGATCAATCTGATGATCGGCAGCGCCTCGGCCAAGTGGTCGATCCTTGCGCCGGTCTTTATTCCCATGCTGATGTTACTGGGCATTTCTCCCGAGGCCAGCCAGGCGGCCTATCGAGTGGGCGACTCCAGTACCAATATCATCACTCCACTGATGCCCTATTTTGTGCTGGTGCTGGGTTTCGCTCGCCGCTATCAGCCAGAGACGGGCATCGGCACCCTCATTGCACTGATGCTGCCCTACAGCCTGACATTACTACTGGGATGGTCGGTATTATTGGGGGTGTGGATTGGGTTTGGCTGGCCTTTGGGGCCTTGA
- a CDS encoding nitroreductase family protein, which produces MDTLTALTTRVSSPRLQEPGPNDEQIDMLLRAAIRAPDHGLLRPWRFIVLQGRQRERLGDIMVAHLLEQQPNADRRTQNNAYSKALRAPTIIVAVAEVTEGHKIPVWEQVLAVGASVQNMMLAAYEQGIGAMWRTGALANSDLAKEKLGFAPKDQVVAYLYLGTAASSLKSLPDERPADFIRELP; this is translated from the coding sequence ATGGACACCCTCACCGCCCTGACCACCCGTGTCTCAAGCCCCCGCCTTCAAGAACCAGGCCCCAACGATGAGCAAATCGACATGCTGCTGCGTGCCGCCATTCGCGCTCCGGACCATGGCCTGCTACGCCCCTGGCGCTTTATTGTGCTGCAGGGCCGCCAACGTGAACGGCTGGGCGATATCATGGTGGCGCACTTGCTAGAACAACAACCGAACGCCGACCGCCGCACCCAGAATAACGCCTACAGCAAGGCCCTACGCGCGCCCACTATTATCGTGGCCGTGGCCGAAGTCACGGAAGGACACAAGATTCCCGTCTGGGAGCAGGTGTTAGCGGTGGGAGCATCCGTTCAAAATATGATGCTGGCAGCCTATGAACAAGGTATCGGCGCTATGTGGCGCACTGGCGCACTGGCCAACTCAGACCTTGCCAAGGAAAAGCTCGGCTTTGCCCCCAAGGACCAAGTGGTGGCCTACCTGTACCTGGGTACCGCGGCGAGCAGCCTCAAATCCTTGCCCGATGAGCGCCCTGCCGATTTTATTCGTGAGTTGCCATGA
- the queF gene encoding NADPH-dependent 7-cyano-7-deazaguanine reductase QueF (Catalyzes the NADPH-dependent reduction of 7-cyano-7-deazaguanine (preQ0) to 7-aminomethyl-7-deazaguanine (preQ1) in queuosine biosynthesis) produces MSYLKETPLGRSSEYVDQYMPSLLCPVPRWDAREGLELESATLPFHGSDIWNAYELSWLNEKGKPIVAMCELRVPCTTPNIVESKSLKLYLNSFANTRFQSRDAVRAAIEKDVAQTAGGNIEVLLFSLQESAGFPVWEDRGDCVDNIDLNFEHYEYRPDLLLCDQGPEQTGQLYSHLLRSHCPVTDQPDWATVVVRYTGRAISPASFLRYVVSLRNHQGFHEQIIEQMFVDLMTQCSPRHLTVYGRFTRRGGIDINPFRSNSEQPLPNRRTIRQ; encoded by the coding sequence ATGAGTTATCTTAAAGAAACGCCGCTGGGTCGCTCCAGTGAGTATGTTGATCAATACATGCCTTCGCTGTTGTGTCCGGTGCCGCGCTGGGACGCGCGCGAGGGCCTGGAGCTGGAAAGTGCCACACTGCCTTTTCACGGCTCGGATATTTGGAATGCCTACGAATTGTCCTGGCTCAATGAAAAGGGCAAGCCCATTGTGGCCATGTGCGAACTGCGTGTTCCGTGCACAACCCCGAACATTGTTGAGTCCAAGTCCTTAAAGCTGTATCTGAATTCGTTTGCCAATACTCGCTTTCAAAGCCGCGATGCGGTGCGTGCTGCTATTGAGAAAGATGTGGCACAAACAGCAGGGGGCAACATTGAGGTATTACTGTTTTCGCTGCAGGAGTCGGCGGGTTTCCCTGTGTGGGAAGATCGCGGCGATTGCGTGGACAATATAGATCTGAATTTCGAGCATTACGAGTACCGGCCTGATTTGCTGTTATGCGATCAGGGCCCCGAACAAACTGGCCAGTTGTATTCTCATTTGTTGCGCAGCCATTGTCCGGTTACCGATCAGCCAGACTGGGCGACAGTGGTCGTTCGTTACACCGGTCGTGCTATCAGCCCGGCCAGCTTTTTGCGCTATGTGGTATCGCTGCGAAATCATCAGGGCTTTCACGAGCAGATTATTGAACAAATGTTTGTCGATCTGATGACGCAATGTTCGCCTCGCCACCTGACCGTTTACGGTCGTTTTACCCGGCGTGGTGGAATTGATATCAATCCGTTCCGCTCAAACAGTGAGCAGCCATTACCGAACCGTCGCACTATTCGCCAGTAA
- a CDS encoding adenylate/guanylate cyclase domain-containing protein — protein MTFITKKKSRRPQLGPMERARRQANYIRLLAFLVAAMILIAGLNLNLFPALYMLGVAGLLIYPMSAQGLLFLFDKQDRPTKMVHQLLMQADAMVIGLVCALLHFSLVPAMVLLIIVHANAVSSGGLKPWLMNILMTGVGALLMGWVLDFKVLPPQQTPVLLSVISMLGLGIYVGASSAFARLQARYLQQAQELVRHQQKQAVDMSRKLAKYLPPQVWGSIFSGKRDAKLGTERKRLTVFFSDIKGFSAISEELPLATLTKMLNTYLSEMTRIALRHGGTIDKFIGDAVMVFFGDPKSAGAQEDAYRCVLMAIEMQEQMKLLRQRWAHEGIEHKLEIRIGINTGYATVGNFGTDSRMDYTILGTDVNLASRLESACRPGGVLISEATQELVKDRIQCRNMGDIQVKGFNRPISVFEALGAKRDSGAKNRYVSAQTAGFGMHIDLERIRNFDKNTILRTLAHCATDLKQDKLVEVDYESEGFSLHVESHTLKKRDREKVIEMMGRAAKKVQTEVRV, from the coding sequence ATGACCTTCATCACAAAAAAGAAATCTCGCCGTCCTCAGCTGGGGCCTATGGAGCGCGCGCGCCGCCAGGCAAATTATATTCGCCTTTTGGCTTTTCTGGTGGCCGCCATGATCCTTATTGCGGGGCTAAACCTGAACCTGTTTCCTGCGCTATATATGCTGGGGGTGGCGGGGCTGCTGATTTACCCCATGTCCGCCCAGGGCCTACTTTTTTTGTTCGACAAGCAGGATCGACCCACCAAAATGGTTCATCAGCTGCTGATGCAAGCAGATGCTATGGTGATTGGCCTTGTGTGTGCTTTGCTACATTTCTCTCTGGTGCCCGCCATGGTGCTGTTGATCATTGTTCATGCCAACGCGGTAAGTAGCGGAGGCCTCAAACCCTGGCTGATGAATATCCTGATGACCGGCGTTGGCGCTCTGCTGATGGGCTGGGTTTTGGATTTCAAGGTGCTACCACCGCAACAGACACCGGTTTTGCTGTCGGTTATCTCCATGCTCGGTTTGGGCATTTATGTCGGGGCGTCATCTGCATTTGCTCGCCTGCAGGCTCGCTATTTGCAACAGGCACAGGAGCTGGTGCGCCATCAGCAGAAACAAGCGGTGGATATGTCTCGCAAGCTGGCCAAGTATTTACCGCCCCAGGTGTGGGGTTCCATTTTTTCCGGCAAGCGCGATGCCAAGCTGGGAACCGAGCGTAAGCGGCTCACGGTATTTTTTTCTGATATTAAAGGCTTTAGTGCCATTTCCGAAGAGCTGCCATTAGCGACTCTGACTAAGATGCTCAACACTTACCTGAGCGAAATGACCCGCATTGCACTGCGCCACGGTGGCACTATCGACAAGTTCATCGGTGATGCAGTGATGGTGTTTTTCGGTGACCCGAAAAGCGCCGGTGCCCAGGAAGATGCCTACCGATGTGTATTAATGGCCATCGAGATGCAGGAGCAAATGAAATTATTACGCCAGCGCTGGGCTCACGAAGGTATTGAACACAAGCTGGAAATCCGTATTGGTATTAACACCGGGTATGCGACGGTGGGCAACTTTGGCACCGATTCTCGTATGGACTACACCATTTTGGGCACTGATGTGAACCTGGCCAGTCGCCTAGAATCGGCTTGCCGTCCAGGTGGCGTGCTGATTTCAGAGGCGACCCAAGAACTGGTGAAGGACCGAATTCAGTGCCGCAACATGGGTGACATCCAAGTAAAAGGATTTAACCGGCCGATTTCGGTGTTTGAAGCTCTAGGAGCCAAAAGGGATAGCGGAGCAAAGAACCGTTATGTGTCGGCGCAAACGGCGGGTTTTGGTATGCATATCGACCTGGAGCGCATTCGTAACTTCGACAAGAACACTATCCTGCGCACCCTGGCCCATTGCGCCACAGATCTGAAACAGGACAAGCTAGTGGAAGTGGACTATGAGTCGGAAGGCTTCAGCTTGCATGTGGAAAGCCACACCTTGAAAAAACGGGATCGTGAGAAAGTGATCGAAATGATGGGGCGTGCCGCCAAGAAAGTGCAGACAGAAGTACGAGTGTAA
- a CDS encoding ABC transporter permease, producing the protein MNAREQWIAFLTLVTKEIRRFTRIWPQTLLPPAITMTLYFVIFGNLIGSRIGDMGGFDYMQYIVPGLIMMSVIQNSYGNVVSSFFSTKFQHSIEEMLVSPMPSHVILNGYIVGGMVRGMLVGLIVSVLSLFFTHLSMQHMAITVTVVVLTAALFALGGFINAVFATKFDDISIVPTFILTPLTYLGGVFYSIDLLPEFWRTVSLANPIVYMVNAFRYGVLGVSDVNVYASLAAILVFVIAFYLFALWLLHRGTGIRH; encoded by the coding sequence ATGAATGCACGCGAGCAGTGGATTGCATTCCTCACACTGGTAACGAAAGAAATTCGTCGTTTTACCCGTATCTGGCCGCAGACTTTGTTGCCCCCTGCGATCACCATGACCCTATATTTTGTGATTTTTGGCAATCTCATCGGTAGCCGTATTGGTGACATGGGAGGCTTCGATTACATGCAATATATCGTGCCGGGCTTGATCATGATGAGTGTGATCCAGAATAGTTATGGCAATGTAGTGAGCTCGTTCTTTTCCACCAAGTTCCAGCATTCCATTGAGGAAATGTTGGTGTCGCCGATGCCGTCCCATGTGATCCTCAATGGCTATATTGTCGGCGGCATGGTGCGTGGCATGCTGGTAGGGCTAATTGTCAGCGTGTTGAGCCTCTTTTTTACCCATCTTTCCATGCAGCACATGGCTATTACGGTGACGGTGGTGGTGCTCACTGCAGCGTTGTTTGCGCTGGGGGGGTTCATCAATGCGGTTTTTGCCACTAAGTTTGATGATATATCCATTGTCCCCACCTTTATCCTAACGCCTCTGACTTACCTGGGCGGGGTGTTTTATTCCATCGATCTATTGCCCGAGTTTTGGCGTACCGTGAGCCTGGCGAACCCGATCGTGTATATGGTTAATGCTTTTCGTTATGGCGTGTTGGGCGTGAGTGATGTGAATGTGTACGCTTCATTGGCAGCAATTCTGGTGTTCGTGATCGCTTTCTATCTATTCGCACTATGGTTATTGCATCGTGGTACCGGTATCCGGCACTAA
- a CDS encoding GMC family oxidoreductase, which yields MQFDYIIVGAGSAGCVLANRLSENPNNRVCLLEAGPADNSLFIRIPAGIIMMMRSNARNWRYYTVPQKALNNRQIYIPRGKTLGGSSAVNAMCYTRGHKWDYDHWAELGNKGWGYDDVLPVFKRSEHYEAGESTYHGTGGKLNIADLRFTHPVSRAFVKAGVQAGHPATDDFNNEVQEGMGMYKVNQKDGERCGVAKAYLHPVMDRPNLTIMTNALVNRILFDGKRAIGVEVEHDGQIRTLKADNEVVLSGGAINSPQVLKLSGVGPAAELAEHNIPLVHDLPGVGENLQDHPDALVVHKSLRKDTLSLAPGALMTTGLKGIFNFFYRRTGQLTSNVAEAGGFIKSRPEENIPDLQLHLTAAKLDNHGLNMLFSMGYGYSGHVCILRPKSRGNITLRDGNPRSPALIDPRFLEHPDDMEGMVRGVKAIRKIMAQQALTDWRGEEIFPGKEVQSDEEIRGFLRQKCDNIYHPVGTCKMGSDEMAVVDSELRVHGLEGLRVVDASIMPTLIGGNTNAPTVMIAEKAADAILGQ from the coding sequence ATGCAGTTTGATTACATCATTGTTGGCGCCGGTTCCGCCGGCTGCGTACTCGCCAACCGCCTCTCCGAAAACCCGAATAATCGCGTGTGCCTCCTTGAAGCCGGCCCCGCCGATAACAGCCTATTTATTCGGATTCCTGCGGGCATCATCATGATGATGCGCTCCAACGCACGGAACTGGCGCTATTACACCGTGCCCCAGAAAGCCTTGAATAACCGCCAGATTTATATTCCGCGAGGGAAAACCTTGGGCGGCTCTTCCGCCGTCAATGCCATGTGTTATACCCGTGGCCATAAGTGGGACTATGACCACTGGGCGGAACTGGGCAATAAAGGCTGGGGATACGATGATGTCCTGCCTGTTTTCAAACGCTCTGAGCATTATGAAGCGGGTGAAAGCACCTACCATGGCACTGGTGGCAAGTTAAACATTGCCGACCTGCGATTCACCCACCCGGTGAGCCGCGCCTTTGTTAAAGCCGGCGTGCAAGCCGGGCACCCTGCCACCGACGACTTCAACAATGAAGTACAAGAAGGCATGGGCATGTACAAGGTGAACCAGAAGGATGGCGAGCGCTGCGGTGTTGCCAAAGCCTACCTGCACCCGGTAATGGATCGTCCTAACCTCACCATCATGACCAATGCACTGGTCAATCGCATCTTGTTCGACGGCAAACGGGCCATCGGCGTAGAAGTGGAGCACGACGGTCAGATCCGCACCCTAAAAGCAGACAACGAAGTGGTTCTCTCCGGGGGCGCCATCAACTCGCCACAGGTGCTAAAGCTATCCGGGGTAGGCCCGGCGGCGGAACTGGCCGAACACAACATTCCGCTGGTTCATGATCTGCCTGGGGTTGGCGAAAACTTGCAGGACCACCCCGATGCGCTAGTGGTCCATAAAAGCCTGCGTAAGGACACACTGAGCCTAGCCCCCGGCGCACTCATGACCACCGGGCTAAAAGGGATCTTCAATTTCTTTTATCGCCGCACTGGTCAGCTGACCTCTAACGTGGCAGAAGCCGGTGGCTTCATCAAATCGCGTCCTGAAGAAAACATTCCTGACCTGCAGCTGCACCTGACTGCTGCCAAGCTGGATAACCACGGCCTCAACATGCTCTTCAGCATGGGCTATGGCTACTCCGGCCATGTCTGCATTTTGCGACCTAAAAGCCGCGGCAACATCACCCTGCGTGACGGCAACCCCCGCTCCCCAGCCCTGATCGACCCGCGTTTTCTGGAGCATCCGGACGACATGGAAGGCATGGTCCGCGGCGTGAAGGCCATTCGCAAGATCATGGCACAACAGGCGCTCACCGACTGGCGCGGCGAAGAGATCTTCCCGGGCAAAGAGGTACAGAGCGATGAAGAAATTCGCGGTTTCCTCCGCCAAAAGTGTGACAACATTTACCACCCGGTGGGTACCTGCAAGATGGGTAGCGACGAAATGGCGGTAGTCGATAGCGAGCTGCGTGTCCACGGCCTAGAAGGCTTGCGCGTAGTGGATGCCTCTATCATGCCGACCCTGATTGGCGGCAACACCAATGCCCCCACTGTAATGATTGCCGAAAAAGCCGCTGACGCCATTCTTGGTCAGTAA
- a CDS encoding MAPEG family protein: MMTESTITTTHLFLLAYAGWALFLLILLISARSLAVLSGKSKADGFPPYHYNPACPLNRLHRAYLNTLELLGIIIVVVATALWIGNTDLSATLLPWLVAARVAQSIIHLVGVNHWLVQIRFGFFLVQVALVSWLAVDQACLLLSLAKQ; encoded by the coding sequence ATGATGACTGAAAGTACAATAACAACCACTCACCTGTTTCTGCTGGCCTATGCGGGCTGGGCACTGTTCTTGCTCATCTTGCTCATTTCCGCCCGCTCCCTTGCCGTGCTAAGCGGCAAAAGCAAAGCCGACGGTTTCCCCCCTTATCATTACAACCCAGCCTGCCCGCTGAATCGATTACACCGGGCCTACCTCAATACACTAGAGCTGCTTGGCATCATCATCGTAGTGGTAGCCACCGCCCTATGGATCGGCAACACGGACTTGAGCGCCACATTACTGCCTTGGCTGGTCGCTGCCCGGGTAGCCCAAAGCATTATCCATCTAGTAGGCGTGAACCACTGGCTGGTGCAAATTCGTTTCGGTTTCTTCCTGGTACAGGTGGCCTTAGTGAGCTGGCTGGCCGTAGACCAAGCCTGTTTATTACTCTCGCTAGCCAAACAGTGA
- a CDS encoding YiiD C-terminal domain-containing protein: MMDLAALAEQVRDAIPLTRHLDFQLTSFDGQTLTVTAPLALNHNDKGTFFAGSQSALLTLSGWALTTLLARQAGANADVVAVKTDLEYLLPLHSDIHITATVSNEARSQFEQRLERRGKATLRILAHGTSANSARVCEYQGLYLARIGLNDD, encoded by the coding sequence ATGATGGACTTGGCAGCACTAGCAGAACAGGTTCGTGATGCCATTCCCCTCACCCGGCATCTGGACTTCCAACTGACATCATTCGACGGGCAGACACTCACCGTTACCGCCCCCCTGGCGCTTAATCATAATGACAAAGGCACTTTTTTTGCCGGTAGCCAGTCAGCTCTGCTTACACTCTCCGGCTGGGCACTTACTACATTGCTTGCCCGCCAGGCGGGCGCTAACGCAGACGTGGTGGCGGTGAAAACCGACCTTGAGTATCTGCTTCCCTTGCACAGCGACATCCATATCACCGCCACGGTCAGTAACGAAGCGCGGAGCCAATTCGAACAGCGCCTTGAACGCCGGGGAAAGGCAACTTTGCGCATTTTGGCCCACGGCACCAGTGCTAATAGTGCCCGAGTCTGCGAATATCAGGGTCTTTATCTTGCGAGGATTGGACTCAATGATGACTGA
- a CDS encoding ABC transporter ATP-binding protein, whose product MRCALSALTIRNLTKTYANGVQALKGIDLEVKKGDFFALLGPNGAGKSTTIGVISSLVNKSDGDVSIFGYSLDTQRSLAKKQIGVVPQEFNFNQFEKVFDIVVTQAGFYGIPGPLARERAEKYLRQLGLWDKRDKQSRTLSGGMKRRLMIARALVHEPELLILDEPTAGVDIELRRSMWDFLTKLNEQGKTIILTTHYLEEAESLCRHIAIIDHGVIAENTDMKSLLEQLQVETFILDLARPVTQAPQLDGFEVSLRDAKTLEVAVPKSESLNTLFAELARQNFEVMSMRNKANRLEELFVRLVEQNLPGGRAS is encoded by the coding sequence ATGAGGTGTGCCTTGTCCGCACTGACAATTCGCAATTTGACCAAAACCTATGCCAATGGCGTGCAAGCGCTTAAAGGGATTGATCTTGAGGTGAAGAAGGGCGATTTCTTTGCCTTGCTAGGCCCCAATGGCGCTGGTAAATCCACCACTATTGGCGTGATCAGCTCTCTGGTGAATAAGTCCGACGGCGATGTGAGTATTTTTGGCTACTCCCTGGATACTCAGCGCTCTCTGGCCAAGAAGCAGATCGGCGTAGTGCCTCAGGAATTCAATTTCAACCAGTTCGAGAAAGTGTTCGATATTGTGGTGACCCAGGCCGGGTTCTACGGTATTCCTGGCCCGTTGGCCCGGGAGCGGGCAGAAAAGTATTTGCGCCAACTGGGCTTGTGGGACAAGCGCGATAAGCAATCTCGTACTCTTTCGGGGGGCATGAAGCGCCGTTTAATGATTGCCCGTGCCCTAGTTCACGAGCCGGAGTTGTTGATTCTGGACGAACCCACCGCAGGTGTAGACATCGAACTGCGCCGATCTATGTGGGATTTTCTCACTAAGCTGAATGAGCAAGGTAAAACGATCATTCTGACCACGCATTACCTGGAAGAAGCGGAATCCTTGTGTCGGCATATCGCCATTATTGATCATGGTGTCATCGCCGAAAACACCGACATGAAATCTCTATTGGAACAATTGCAGGTAGAAACTTTTATTCTTGATCTGGCTCGGCCCGTTACGCAGGCCCCACAGCTGGACGGTTTTGAAGTGTCGCTGCGTGATGCCAAAACCCTGGAGGTGGCGGTGCCGAAAAGCGAAAGCCTGAATACGCTGTTTGCGGAATTGGCTAGGCAAAACTTTGAAGTAATGAGCATGCGTAATAAGGCGAACCGGTTGGAAGAATTGTTTGTTCGATTGGTTGAGCAGAACCTGCCAGGGGGGAGGGCGTCATGA
- a CDS encoding DUF3047 domain-containing protein — MALFLALMPALAVSAAPPEWREVVFAGHTAYRQTTECWQARAQGTASGLVREKSVDLEKTPWLVWQWRAEAVAAWPDTNEQHKAGDDFQARVYVVKKGWLPWQTRAINYVWSRQSAPGAHWPNPFAHQAEMVVVQGPGGAGVAHMFSRNVQADFQRFHGMAVTSVDAVAIMTDGDNTGATVTSCYQLPSFRSEMP; from the coding sequence ATGGCGCTGTTTTTGGCATTAATGCCTGCTTTGGCGGTTTCGGCAGCGCCTCCGGAGTGGCGAGAAGTGGTTTTTGCCGGGCATACGGCGTATCGACAAACCACTGAGTGCTGGCAGGCCCGTGCACAGGGAACGGCCTCAGGGCTGGTGCGGGAGAAAAGCGTCGACCTTGAAAAAACGCCTTGGCTGGTCTGGCAATGGCGGGCTGAGGCTGTGGCCGCCTGGCCGGATACCAACGAGCAGCATAAAGCCGGTGATGATTTTCAGGCACGGGTGTATGTAGTGAAAAAGGGGTGGTTGCCCTGGCAAACCCGGGCGATCAATTATGTTTGGTCGCGGCAATCTGCGCCTGGCGCTCATTGGCCAAACCCATTTGCGCACCAGGCAGAAATGGTGGTGGTGCAGGGGCCAGGCGGTGCCGGAGTGGCACATATGTTTTCACGTAATGTCCAAGCGGACTTCCAGCGTTTCCATGGAATGGCGGTGACATCGGTGGATGCAGTGGCGATCATGACCGATGGCGACAATACTGGGGCCACGGTGACCAGCTGTTACCAGTTGCCGTCCTTTCGCTCCGAGATGCCTTGA